The genomic interval CCATATATTATTTTTAATTCTTCAATTTCATCCACTACATCAACTGGATTTCTTCCACGCCAATTTGAACCAATAGATGCCCTTTCAAAAGCTTGGTTACTACAAAATGTGCATATTCCATAGCAACCGCGACTTGCTAATATGGTGGCGTAATTGGTTTTTTCAAAACAAATCGAGAGTAAATCGCGACTTGGCCAAGGCAAAGAATCAATATTTACTTTAATAGCTGGTTGATTTATTTTAATTTGGCCATTTTGTCTAAAAGCAATATCTGAAAGATGCTCCAATCCATTACATTCCTTGATTGCTTTAACAAGATGCAAAAAAGTAATTTCACCATCGCCCAAAACAATCGAATCAATTGCTGGCGCTTCCTCAAGTATATATTTAGCGCTTAAAGTAGCAGTAAATCCGCCACAACAAATATGAGAAGCTACTCCATTATTGCGAAGTTCTTCAGCTATCAGTTTAACGGAAGGCAATGCTCTTTGCATCACAGAAAAACCAATAACTTTTGCTTTTTGCTTGACTATTTCGCAAACTGTTTGTTCAAGAGTTAACGCCGAGATATCGGCATCAAGTATTTTAACAACATATCCTTCTTTCTTAAGCATAGCCTCAATATACATTAGCCCCATAGGTTCTTTCGGATTATAATCAGGAATGCGTCCAGACTGATACATCGGAGGCAATACGAGAAGAGCGTCTATTCCATTCATTTTTTTTGCTCCTTATTATAAATTTATTACATACATTTTTATCATATCTGCTCTCAATAATATTTTTTCAAAGAACAACATTTTATTCCTCCTTTAATAATATTATTATTTAAATTTTAAAAAAAATCAAGCCAATTAGCTAAATTTTTATCAAAATAAAAAAACCAAAAAATTTTTGGTTTCTAAAATTTTCTCGCGTATCCTTTCATACTTTAAAGTATGAAAGGATGTGTCTGATATAAAAATTTAATATTCTTCGCATTTGATTTGATAATAACTTTGCGGATGGTCGCAAGAAGGACATTTTAAAGGGGCTTGATTTCCTTGATGAACATAACCGCATTCTCTGCAAACCCAAGTTGTTTCTTTATCTTTTTTAAATATGGTTCCAGCTTCAAGTTGCGCTAATAATTTTTTATATCTTTCTTCATGATGTTCTTCTGCTTTGGCAATTGAACGCAATCTTTGCGCGATATTTGTTAATCCTTCTTCTTCCGCGATTTTGGCAAACTCTGGGTACATTTCTGAATGTTCATAATTTTCGCCAGCAATAGACGCTTTTA from Patescibacteria group bacterium carries:
- a CDS encoding rubrerythrin family protein, translating into MQKTIQNLTKAFIGESQARNRYTFYAKVAKKEGYEQIASIFLETAEQEKVHAKRLFEHIQELKEKIGENLNEIKVEATAPTVYENTVENLKASIAGENYEHSEMYPEFAKIAEEEGLTNIAQRLRSIAKAEEHHEERYKKLLAQLEAGTIFKKDKETTWVCRECGYVHQGNQAPLKCPSCDHPQSYYQIKCEEY